GGTGAAGAGCAGCACGTCCGCCTCGTCGTAGGCGCCGAGGGTCTGCGGCCACGGCAGCCGGCCCCTGAAGCACACCGACCCGCTCACCCCCAGCCGCCCGGCCAGCCGCTCCAGTTCGTTGCGCAGCGGGCCGTCCCCGAGCACCTCCAGGCGGGCGCCGGGAATCTCGTCCAGCAGCAGCGCGAAGCGCGCAGCGCCAACTGGGGGGCCTTGATGGCGGTGAACCGGCCGACCCACAGGACCGCCGGCGGGCGTCCCGGCCGCGCAGGGGCCTGCCACGGGGGTTCTTTCAGCAGTTCGTCGGGCACGCCGTCGCTCAGAACCATCCGGGGATCGGTGCGGCCCAGGCGGCGAGCCCGCCGGGCGGTGTCCTGATTGGTGGTCAGCACCTCAGCGGCGCCGCGGAGTGTGGCGCGGCACGCGGGCCGCAGGCTCATGCCGCGCACCCACAGCAACTCCCGCACCACCTCCTGAAAGTACGCCGGGCCCATCCAGCGCCGGTGGCTGCGCGGGGCGGTCTGCCCGCCGCCCACGGGGCCGAACACCAGCGGCGGTCCCAGCCGGCGCAGCGCGCTGCCGCCCACCAGCGAGCCGTAGGAGACGCGGTGCACCACATCGGCGCCGCCGAGCCCGTGGCGCCGTGCATGCTCAGGGGCGCGGCGCTGCCATCCGTCGTAGCGGGCGAACTCCAGGGCCTGGCCGCGCAGGAAGCTGGGCAGCAGGCGGATCCACCAGGGGCGGGGCGGGACGGGCACGACATGGGGCCTGATCCGCCGGCCCACCGGTCCGAGGGCCTCGATGCGCCGCACGATGTGCCGGGTGTTGTCGCCGTGAGGGCGGGTCAGCAGCTCGACCGTGTGCCCGCGCCGCGCCATTGCCTCGGCCCAGGCCCACCCCATGCCCGGCTCCGTGCCGCGGCTCGGGTCGCACGCGTACGAGGCCAGGACGATCCGCAGCGCCCCCACGCCGGGCCGGGGGGACTGCTGCGCGGGGCCCGCGTGGTGCGCGGACGTGCCGGCCGGGGCGGTCACCGCGCCTTCTCCCGCACCTCGGCGTCCGCCGCCCCGATGGCCGGCGGCCGCACCGGCGCCACGGCTCTGCCCGGAGCCGTCCGCAGCGCCGCCTGCCGGACGACACCCTTGACGAACCGGGCGTTGCCGAACAGGTAGCGCCGCCACAGCCGCCGCGGCTCGCAGCCCAGCCGGAACAGCCACTCCAGCCCCCCGCGGCGCATCCAGTGCGGCGCCTGCCGCTTGCTGCCCGCGATGAAGTCGAACGCGGCGCCCACCGCCACGGTCAC
The Streptomyces tirandamycinicus DNA segment above includes these coding regions:
- a CDS encoding glycosyltransferase, with product MTAPAGTSAHHAGPAQQSPRPGVGALRIVLASYACDPSRGTEPGMGWAWAEAMARRGHTVELLTRPHGDNTRHIVRRIEALGPVGRRIRPHVVPVPPRPWWIRLLPSFLRGQALEFARYDGWQRRAPEHARRHGLGGADVVHRVSYGSLVGGSALRRLGPPLVFGPVGGGQTAPRSHRRWMGPAYFQEVVRELLWVRGMSLRPACRATLRGAAEVLTTNQDTARRARRLGRTDPRMVLSDGVPDELLKEPPWQAPARPGRPPAVLWVGRFTAIKAPQLALRASRCCWTRFPAPAWRCSGTARCATNWSGWPGGWG